A genomic segment from Chitinophaga flava encodes:
- a CDS encoding porin family protein produces the protein MKKLFLAVAILATTAVTTTVSAQRLLRFGIKGGANLGKLDGTGFQDGFKLGYHLGGFAQLNLIKGFGVQGEVIFSSTKTETTSDFNHFYDNVTDADNRKKINLNYLSIPLLANIDLGTPRLKLQVGPQFGAMVSDRKVFGAANTAFKGGEISGVAGLWLQLPIVNVSARYIIGFNDVKGIGSIANTSNWKNQGIQLGVGVTL, from the coding sequence ATGAAAAAACTGTTTCTCGCCGTTGCGATCCTGGCTACTACAGCTGTGACTACTACCGTTAGCGCACAAAGATTACTGCGTTTTGGTATCAAAGGTGGTGCTAATCTTGGAAAACTGGACGGAACCGGATTTCAGGATGGATTTAAATTAGGCTACCACCTGGGTGGTTTTGCACAATTAAACCTGATAAAAGGTTTTGGTGTGCAGGGTGAAGTGATCTTTTCCTCTACCAAAACTGAAACCACAAGTGATTTCAATCACTTTTACGATAATGTAACTGATGCTGATAACCGTAAAAAAATAAACCTGAACTATCTGAGCATCCCGCTGCTGGCAAATATTGATCTGGGTACCCCTCGTCTGAAACTGCAGGTAGGTCCTCAGTTTGGCGCGATGGTAAGTGACAGAAAAGTTTTCGGCGCTGCCAATACTGCCTTCAAAGGTGGTGAAATTTCAGGTGTGGCTGGTCTCTGGCTGCAATTGCCTATCGTAAATGTCAGCGCCCGTTACATCATTGGCTTCAATGACGTAAAAGGTATCGGCAGTATAGCCAATACCAGCAACTGGAAAAACCAGGGCATTCAGCTGGGCGTTGGTGTTACCCTGTAA
- a CDS encoding ParB/RepB/Spo0J family partition protein, translating into MSNPSKKEALGKGIRSLLQNIDTDLKHTATTLGDKAVAAVTGIERIPLEQIVTNPKQPRRDFDEVALQELSQSIKLHDIIQPITVAKINNKKYQLIAGERRLRASKMAELKDIPAYVRQANDQELLELALLENLQRENLNAIEVGLSYKRLMEECTLTQEQVADRMGKERSTVTNYIRLLKLPPDIQVAVRNGQLSMGHARVLTGVENVENQLFLYNEILQNGLSVRQTEELARRLNQADKGNQQKAVKVKLPPAYQKIQDNLSSHFSTKVKLDRGKNGKGSIMIEFYSDEELDSILEKIDIYGGN; encoded by the coding sequence ATGAGCAATCCAAGTAAGAAAGAGGCGTTGGGTAAAGGCATCCGCTCTCTGCTCCAGAACATAGATACTGACCTTAAGCATACTGCCACCACATTGGGCGATAAAGCAGTAGCTGCAGTTACCGGTATTGAACGTATTCCGCTGGAACAGATTGTGACCAACCCTAAGCAACCGCGCCGTGACTTTGATGAGGTTGCCCTGCAGGAACTGAGCCAGTCTATCAAACTGCATGATATCATTCAGCCTATTACCGTTGCCAAAATCAACAATAAAAAATATCAGCTGATCGCTGGTGAAAGGCGTTTACGGGCCAGTAAAATGGCGGAACTGAAAGATATCCCGGCATATGTACGTCAGGCTAACGACCAGGAGCTGCTGGAACTGGCGCTGCTGGAGAACCTGCAACGGGAAAACCTGAACGCCATAGAGGTTGGATTGAGCTACAAACGGTTGATGGAAGAATGTACCCTCACACAGGAACAGGTAGCCGACCGTATGGGCAAGGAACGAAGCACCGTCACCAACTATATACGTCTGCTCAAACTGCCGCCTGATATCCAGGTAGCGGTAAGGAACGGCCAACTTAGCATGGGCCATGCCCGCGTACTGACTGGTGTGGAGAACGTGGAAAACCAGCTGTTCCTCTACAACGAGATCCTGCAAAATGGTCTGTCTGTAAGACAAACAGAAGAACTGGCCCGCAGATTAAACCAGGCTGACAAAGGCAATCAGCAGAAAGCTGTCAAAGTTAAGTTACCGCCAGCCTACCAGAAAATACAGGATAATCTCAGTTCCCACTTCTCAACAAAAGTGAAACTGGACAGAGGTAAGAACGGCAAAGGAAGCATCATGATTGAATTCTATTCGGACGAAGAACTGGATAGCATTCTGGAAAAAATAGATATATACGGTGGCAATTAA
- a CDS encoding pyridoxine 5'-phosphate synthase, whose amino-acid sequence MTKLSVNINKFATLRNARGGNLPDILKVAQDCERFGADGITVHPRPDERHIRYQDVRDLKPIVTTEFNIEGYPSKEFMDLVLAVKPHQCTLVPDPPDAITSNTGWDTIRNQSQLKDVITELKKAGIRVSIFLNAEVDKVEGAKTAGADRIELYTGPYAEEYTNARTQQQNLQLFNDYKNTARAATAIGLDLNAGHDLNLDNLRFFKLHIPQLKEVSIGHALVADALYFGLENTIQLYKRQLID is encoded by the coding sequence ATGACAAAGCTGAGTGTAAACATCAACAAGTTTGCTACCCTGCGAAACGCACGCGGCGGCAATCTTCCGGATATTCTTAAAGTGGCCCAGGACTGCGAACGCTTCGGCGCCGATGGTATCACCGTACACCCCCGCCCGGATGAACGCCACATCCGCTACCAGGACGTAAGAGACCTTAAACCTATCGTTACCACCGAATTCAATATCGAAGGATACCCCTCCAAAGAATTTATGGACCTGGTACTGGCCGTTAAACCACACCAGTGTACCCTGGTGCCCGATCCACCAGATGCCATCACCTCCAATACAGGCTGGGATACCATCCGTAACCAGTCACAATTAAAGGATGTGATCACCGAACTGAAAAAAGCCGGCATCAGAGTATCTATATTTCTCAACGCAGAGGTTGATAAGGTAGAAGGCGCCAAAACTGCCGGTGCCGACCGTATCGAACTGTATACCGGCCCTTACGCCGAAGAATATACGAATGCCCGCACCCAACAACAAAACCTCCAGCTCTTCAACGACTATAAAAACACCGCCCGCGCTGCCACCGCCATCGGCCTGGATCTCAACGCCGGCCATGACCTCAACCTGGACAACCTCCGCTTCTTTAAACTGCATATCCCGCAGCTCAAAGAAGTATCTATCGGTCATGCCCTCGTCGCTGATGCACTCTATTTCGGCCTGGAAAACACAATACAATTGTATAAAAGACAATTAATCGACTGA
- the lon gene encoding endopeptidase La, whose translation MNRFYLGNSEDEMEFMPIIPLNEDGEGQEDERIPDELALLPLRNTVLFPGVVLPITVGRDKSIKAVNDAYKADKLIGVVAQKDSTIEDPNVADLSDVGTVARIVKLIKMPDGGTTIIIQGRKRFKIKEIVSEDPYFKAQITVLQDEAADDDSEFEAYISSIKDLAAQIIQLSPNLPSEASIILKNIENASFLVHFVSSNLNSDLKEKQQLLEINNLRTRAELLMKLLQTELQLAELKNKITNKTKADLDKQQRDYFLQQQMKSIKEELGGDSNDREIKEMKRKAEEKKWPVAAAEAFAKGIEKLERMHPSTPDYSVVYNHLDLLLDLPWGEYTTDSYDLKKAKKVLDHDHYGMEKIKERILEYLAVLKLKGDMKSPILCFVGPPGIGKTSLGRSIANAVGRKYVRLSLGGLHDESEIRGHRKTYIGAMPGRVVQSIRKIKSSNPVMILDEIDKIGNDLRGDPSSALLEVLDPEQNSTFYDNYLELEFDLSKVLFIATANNISAIHPALRDRLEIIDLSGYSIEEKTEIAKRHLLPKQKDAHGLADAKFKIANNVIEYIIANYTRESGVRELDRQFAAIMRNLAKQVAMEHKLSDNITTAAVEKILGKPRYSNEMYKVGNPPGVAVGLAWTYVGGEILFIESSLSDGKGELKLTGNLGNVMKESAVTALTYLQSHAAQLKLDPKIFSTKSVHVHIPEGAVPKDGPSAGITMLTALTSVFTGRKVKSYLAMSGEITLRGLVLPVGGIKEKILAAKRAGIREIILCWQNEKDIKDINPAYIKGMKFHYVKEMNQVLEIALLKK comes from the coding sequence ATGAACAGATTTTATTTAGGAAATTCGGAAGATGAAATGGAGTTCATGCCTATTATCCCTTTGAATGAAGATGGGGAAGGTCAGGAGGATGAGCGTATTCCCGATGAACTGGCATTGTTGCCATTACGAAATACAGTATTATTTCCCGGTGTAGTATTACCTATTACAGTGGGCCGGGATAAATCCATAAAGGCAGTTAACGATGCGTACAAAGCTGACAAATTGATCGGTGTAGTAGCGCAAAAAGACAGTACGATAGAAGACCCGAATGTGGCAGACCTCAGTGATGTGGGCACGGTAGCGCGTATTGTAAAACTGATCAAGATGCCGGATGGTGGTACTACCATCATCATACAGGGTCGCAAACGTTTCAAGATAAAGGAGATCGTATCAGAAGATCCTTATTTCAAAGCACAGATAACCGTTTTACAGGACGAGGCTGCAGACGATGATTCTGAGTTTGAGGCTTATATTTCTTCTATCAAGGATCTGGCAGCACAGATTATTCAGCTGTCTCCCAACCTGCCTTCTGAAGCGAGCATCATCCTGAAAAATATAGAGAATGCTTCTTTCCTGGTGCATTTTGTTTCTTCCAATCTCAATTCTGATCTGAAAGAAAAACAACAGTTGCTGGAAATCAACAATCTGCGTACCCGCGCAGAGCTGCTGATGAAACTGTTGCAGACAGAACTGCAGTTGGCTGAACTAAAAAACAAAATCACCAATAAAACAAAAGCTGATCTCGACAAACAACAGCGTGATTACTTCCTGCAACAGCAGATGAAGTCTATCAAGGAAGAACTGGGCGGAGATTCCAATGATCGCGAGATCAAGGAAATGAAGCGCAAAGCGGAAGAAAAGAAATGGCCTGTTGCTGCTGCTGAAGCTTTTGCCAAAGGTATTGAGAAACTGGAACGCATGCATCCCTCCACACCAGACTACAGCGTGGTGTACAACCACCTGGACCTGCTGCTGGACTTGCCATGGGGCGAATACACAACTGACAGCTATGACCTGAAAAAGGCCAAAAAAGTACTGGACCATGACCATTATGGCATGGAAAAAATCAAGGAAAGAATACTGGAATACCTGGCTGTACTGAAACTGAAAGGCGACATGAAGTCTCCTATCTTATGTTTTGTAGGCCCTCCGGGTATCGGTAAAACCTCCCTCGGACGTTCTATTGCTAATGCAGTAGGCCGCAAGTATGTGAGGCTGAGCCTTGGTGGTTTGCACGACGAGAGTGAGATCCGCGGACACCGTAAAACCTATATCGGCGCTATGCCAGGCCGCGTAGTACAGTCTATCCGCAAGATCAAGTCCTCCAACCCGGTGATGATCCTCGATGAAATCGACAAAATCGGCAACGATCTGCGTGGAGATCCGAGCTCTGCACTGCTGGAAGTGCTGGACCCTGAACAGAACAGTACCTTCTATGATAACTACCTGGAGCTGGAATTTGACCTGAGCAAAGTGTTGTTCATTGCTACGGCCAATAACATCAGCGCTATTCATCCTGCATTGCGTGACAGGCTTGAAATCATCGATCTGAGTGGTTATTCCATTGAAGAAAAAACGGAGATCGCCAAACGTCACCTGTTGCCTAAACAGAAAGATGCGCATGGTCTGGCAGATGCGAAATTCAAAATCGCCAATAATGTAATAGAATATATCATCGCCAACTATACCCGGGAAAGCGGTGTGAGAGAGCTGGACAGGCAATTTGCGGCCATTATGCGTAATCTCGCCAAACAAGTAGCGATGGAGCATAAATTGTCCGACAATATTACTACCGCTGCTGTGGAGAAGATCCTGGGCAAACCGCGTTACTCCAACGAAATGTACAAGGTGGGCAACCCGCCGGGGGTAGCGGTAGGGCTGGCCTGGACTTATGTAGGTGGCGAAATTCTGTTTATCGAGAGCAGCCTTAGCGATGGTAAGGGAGAGCTGAAACTGACAGGTAATCTGGGAAATGTGATGAAAGAGTCTGCTGTAACGGCGCTCACATACCTGCAATCCCATGCCGCGCAGCTGAAGCTGGACCCGAAGATTTTTAGTACTAAAAGTGTGCATGTGCATATACCGGAAGGTGCGGTGCCTAAAGACGGCCCCAGTGCAGGTATCACTATGCTCACGGCGCTGACTTCCGTTTTCACCGGCCGTAAGGTAAAATCCTATCTGGCGATGTCCGGGGAGATCACTTTAAGAGGTCTGGTGCTGCCAGTGGGTGGAATAAAAGAAAAAATTCTGGCCGCCAAAAGGGCAGGTATTCGCGAGATTATCTTGTGCTGGCAGAATGAGAAAGATATAAAAGACATAAATCCGGCATATATCAAGGGGATGAAATTTCATTATGTGAAAGAAATGAACCAAGTGCTGGAAATTGCGTTATTAAAGAAGTAA
- a CDS encoding metallophosphoesterase produces the protein MRSGLNSIILVVFLLLLDIYVFQAVRAMVYMSLPRVRNITYAVYWSISAICVTMVLLLPYINWHSWPAQVKSYLMAIFLGLVVAKLLAVVFLLIDDVRRGIVWLIRRFTNEKDIVPTEGVVSGLTRSQFLSRLGLITGGAFFATLVYGFSNKYNYRVHKLKLAFRDLPSSFRGLRIVQISDIHSGSFADREAVVKGVNMINAQKADLVLFTGDLVNDRADEMAPWMDVFNQIKAPMGVYSTLGNHDYGDYYPWPDKTASGHSDMQKQNLERLKALHGELGWKLMMNESVVLEKGGDQIALLGVENWSAIKRFPRHGDLRRAYQGVSHIPFKILLSHDPTHWDAQIRPEYPDIALTLAGHTHGMQFGVEIPGLKWSPAQYFYKEWAGLYKAGEQRLYVNRGFGFLGYPGRVGVLPEITVIDLI, from the coding sequence ATGCGATCCGGACTGAATTCTATTATATTGGTTGTTTTTCTCCTCTTACTGGACATTTATGTGTTTCAGGCAGTAAGGGCCATGGTATATATGTCGCTGCCCAGGGTCCGCAATATCACCTATGCCGTCTATTGGTCTATTTCCGCGATATGCGTCACCATGGTGCTATTGTTACCTTATATCAACTGGCATAGCTGGCCTGCCCAGGTAAAGTCTTACCTGATGGCCATCTTCCTGGGATTGGTAGTGGCCAAACTACTGGCAGTCGTATTTTTACTGATTGATGATGTGCGCCGGGGGATTGTATGGCTGATCCGCCGCTTTACCAATGAAAAAGATATCGTGCCCACAGAAGGTGTTGTCAGCGGACTTACCCGCTCTCAGTTCCTGAGCAGGCTTGGACTGATCACCGGCGGTGCCTTCTTTGCCACGCTGGTCTACGGCTTTTCCAACAAGTACAATTATCGCGTCCATAAACTGAAACTGGCATTCAGAGACCTCCCGTCTTCTTTCAGAGGGCTCCGTATCGTTCAGATCTCCGACATCCACTCCGGCAGCTTCGCCGACCGCGAAGCAGTGGTCAAAGGCGTGAATATGATCAACGCCCAAAAAGCGGACCTGGTGCTCTTTACCGGCGACCTGGTCAATGATCGCGCAGATGAAATGGCCCCCTGGATGGATGTGTTTAACCAGATAAAAGCCCCTATGGGCGTGTATTCCACTTTAGGTAACCACGACTATGGCGATTATTACCCCTGGCCCGATAAAACAGCTTCTGGTCATAGCGATATGCAAAAACAAAACCTGGAAAGATTGAAGGCGCTACATGGGGAACTGGGCTGGAAACTGATGATGAATGAAAGTGTGGTTCTGGAAAAAGGTGGCGACCAGATTGCGCTGCTGGGCGTGGAAAACTGGAGCGCCATTAAGCGTTTCCCCCGCCACGGCGATCTCCGCAGGGCCTACCAGGGCGTAAGCCATATTCCGTTTAAAATACTACTCTCGCATGATCCTACCCACTGGGATGCACAGATCAGACCCGAATACCCTGATATCGCACTCACCCTTGCAGGACATACACATGGTATGCAGTTTGGTGTAGAGATACCTGGTCTCAAGTGGAGCCCAGCACAATACTTCTATAAGGAATGGGCCGGACTGTACAAGGCCGGTGAACAACGACTGTACGTAAACAGGGGCTTCGGTTTCCTGGGTTACCCAGGCAGGGTAGGCGTACTCCCGGAAATTACCGTGATAGATCTGATATAA
- a CDS encoding DUF5683 domain-containing protein: protein MAIKAGKSFHLFRCNFLILMSLLVVATSARAQNVTRPAARAADTVARPHVDTTGDVTIVSKDTVRTSHMELRPPHSPRKAALYSAILPGLGQAYNREYWKMPLVYAAIGTCTYFFVFNLDKYHLYRDAYRLKVDGNPDTNISDPFLAARSEQYLKAYRDYYRQNIDYSVLFFVLAYGLNIADATVFAHLRNWDMNDELSMRISPALINNRALGISVNISIGGSKKAKKNTWLAGR from the coding sequence GTGGCAATTAAGGCTGGAAAATCATTCCATTTATTTCGTTGCAATTTCCTGATATTGATGTCGCTGCTGGTAGTAGCCACATCTGCACGGGCGCAGAACGTTACCCGTCCTGCTGCCAGGGCCGCTGATACAGTGGCCCGTCCTCATGTTGACACTACTGGTGATGTCACCATTGTGTCGAAGGATACCGTGCGTACTTCGCATATGGAACTGCGTCCCCCGCATAGTCCACGTAAGGCAGCGCTATATTCTGCTATCCTGCCGGGTCTGGGGCAGGCTTACAACCGTGAATACTGGAAAATGCCGCTGGTATATGCCGCTATTGGCACCTGTACCTACTTCTTTGTATTTAACCTGGACAAATACCATCTCTACCGCGATGCCTACCGGCTGAAGGTAGACGGTAATCCTGACACCAATATTTCCGATCCATTCCTGGCCGCCAGGTCTGAACAATACCTGAAGGCCTACCGCGACTACTACCGTCAGAATATTGACTATTCCGTACTGTTCTTTGTACTGGCCTATGGCCTCAATATCGCTGATGCTACCGTGTTTGCGCACCTACGCAACTGGGACATGAATGACGAGCTGAGCATGCGGATATCCCCTGCACTGATCAACAACCGTGCACTGGGTATCAGTGTTAATATTTCAATCGGCGGCAGTAAAAAGGCTAAAAAGAATACCTGGCTTGCCGGTCGGTAG
- a CDS encoding metal-dependent hydrolase: protein MRYTNYGHSCFAVEIKGKRILFDPFITHNELAKKVDINAIQADYIFVSHGHEDHTADLIDLAKRTGATVVSNFEIVMWASRQGISKIHPMNTGGKWNFDFGTVKCVAAQHSSSFADGSYAGNPMGFVFMTDEGNFYYSGDTALTMEMELIPDIAQLDFAVLPIGDNFTMGPEDAIAAADMIGCEKIIGIHYDTFGYIKIDTKAVLRMFDDAGVELLLPEIGSTIEV from the coding sequence ATGAGATACACCAACTACGGTCATTCCTGCTTTGCAGTGGAGATCAAGGGCAAGCGGATACTTTTTGATCCTTTTATCACGCACAATGAACTGGCGAAAAAGGTAGATATAAATGCCATCCAGGCAGATTACATTTTTGTTTCCCATGGTCATGAAGACCATACGGCCGACCTGATAGACCTGGCCAAAAGAACCGGTGCCACGGTGGTGTCCAACTTTGAGATTGTGATGTGGGCAAGCAGGCAGGGTATCAGCAAGATACATCCGATGAATACCGGCGGGAAATGGAACTTTGATTTTGGTACGGTGAAATGTGTGGCAGCCCAGCACTCCAGCAGTTTTGCGGATGGCTCCTATGCCGGCAACCCGATGGGGTTTGTATTTATGACAGACGAAGGCAATTTTTATTATAGTGGTGATACGGCGCTGACCATGGAAATGGAACTGATCCCGGACATTGCCCAGCTGGATTTTGCTGTTTTACCGATAGGTGATAATTTCACCATGGGCCCGGAAGATGCCATTGCCGCCGCCGATATGATCGGGTGTGAAAAAATCATCGGTATACATTACGATACCTTCGGATATATCAAGATAGACACGAAAGCAGTGCTCCGGATGTTTGATGATGCCGGTGTAGAACTGCTGCTTCCGGAAATCGGAAGTACTATAGAGGTTTGA
- a CDS encoding ParA family protein encodes MARVIAIANQKGGVGKTTSAINLASSLAVLEYKTLLVDADPQANSTTGLGFDLRNVQQSLYDCMVNDVQAKDVILESDTPNLKVLPSHIDLVGAELELINHPNRERVMKQVVESVKDDYDFVIVDCSPSLGLITVNALVASNAVIIPVQCEFFALEGLGKLLNTIKIVQSRLNTDLEIEGILMTMYDGRLRLSNQVVDEVKQHFEESVFNTIIHRNTKLGEAPSFGKSVIMYDAASTGAINYLNLAKEILQKHNYTKIKSKDKILR; translated from the coding sequence ATGGCTAGAGTAATCGCAATCGCTAATCAGAAAGGTGGGGTGGGAAAAACAACCAGTGCAATCAACCTGGCAAGCAGCCTGGCTGTACTGGAATACAAAACATTGCTGGTAGATGCCGATCCCCAGGCTAACAGTACCACAGGACTGGGTTTTGACCTGCGCAATGTGCAGCAGAGCCTGTACGACTGTATGGTAAACGATGTTCAGGCCAAAGATGTGATACTGGAATCTGATACACCTAACCTCAAGGTACTGCCTTCCCATATCGATCTGGTAGGTGCAGAACTGGAACTGATCAATCACCCTAACCGTGAGCGGGTGATGAAACAGGTGGTGGAGTCTGTAAAAGATGATTACGATTTTGTGATCGTGGACTGTTCCCCTTCATTGGGACTGATCACTGTGAATGCCCTGGTGGCTTCCAACGCGGTGATCATTCCTGTTCAATGTGAATTTTTTGCACTGGAAGGTCTGGGCAAACTGCTCAATACCATCAAGATCGTTCAGAGCAGACTGAATACAGACCTGGAAATTGAAGGTATTCTGATGACCATGTATGATGGTCGTTTGCGCCTCAGCAACCAGGTGGTGGACGAAGTGAAACAACACTTCGAGGAGAGTGTGTTTAACACTATCATCCATCGTAATACCAAACTGGGAGAGGCTCCCAGCTTCGGTAAATCCGTTATTATGTATGATGCAGCCAGTACCGGTGCTATCAATTACCTGAACCTGGCCAAGGAAATACTGCAGAAACATAACTACACGAAAATTAAATCCAAAGACAAAATCTTAAGATGA